In the Limanda limanda chromosome 1, fLimLim1.1, whole genome shotgun sequence genome, one interval contains:
- the lmbrd2b gene encoding G-protein coupled receptor-associated protein LMBRD2B → MSGAALGIEIVVVFFLALFLLHRYGDFRKQQRMVLFGTLLAWYLCFLIVFILPLDVSTTIYKQCKIDHEEHATVNPPSSNHTTTNSSVTPTKSSPKLCYKPWSYIPDGIMPVFWRVVYWTSQCLTWLLLPFMQSYARSGGFSITGKIKTALIENAIYYGTYLLIFGSLLIYVAVHPNWHLSWYELQTIGITAANTWGLFLLVLLLGYGLVEIPRSYWNSSRHAHLLIKTYFKASKLMTEKADAEENLEDVMEEVRKVSEAVKYNHPLRKFIDTILRKCPVDYQEKMGRNMDDYEDFDDKQNTYPSERSLVKLHKQVIYAVQRHNRTRVQWQILLQQAIHLEDVAKNETSSSHQFVHSFPASGPVGWFNRYVYTPTAEWYWECLLKCWFYRLLSVMLTLFSVAVVWSECTFFSTRPVLSLFAVFIQLAERDYNYLYIEMACFITIFFLCTCVYSTVFRIRVFNYYYLASHHQTDAYSLQFSGMLFCRLTPPLCLNFLGLIHMDSAISHQLKEQTAYTSIMGSMRVLSFIANGFYIYYPMLIVILCIATYFSLGTRCLNLLGFQQFLGDSEMTSDLIDEGKELIRREKRKRQRVEDGENRRREWKERYGNPREDLAARNRSSHEMKETSYSDTVNPSSTRQAKYSRSGSRAERDHIELLQDAEPLDFSAETLADEPLDAEPGRQAGGRYLSMSSSRSRIFDDV, encoded by the exons ATGAGCGGCGCGGCGCTGGGCATCGAGATCGTGGTGGTGTTCTTCCTGGCGCTGTTCCTGCTGCATCGCTATGGAGACTTCAGGAAGCAGCAGCGCATGGTGCTGTTCGGCACGCTGCTCGCCTGGTACCTGTGCTTCCTCATCGTCTTCATCTTACCTCTGGACGTCAGCACG ACCATCTATAAGCAGTGTAAGATCGACCATGAGGAGCACGCCACTGTCAATCCTCCATCGTCCAATCACACAACAACTAACTCCTCCGTCACTCCCACTAAGAg TTCACCAAAGTTGTGCTACAAACCGTGGAGCTACATCCCTGACGGCATCATGCCCGTGTTCTGGAGAGTTGTGTACTGGACGTCTCAGTGTCTCACATG GCTGCTGCTCCCCTTCATGCAGTCATACGCTCGCTCAGGAGGTTTCTCCATCACCGGGAAAATTAAAACGGCTCTGATAGAAAACGCCATCTACTACGGAACCTACCTGCTGATCTTTGGTTCTCTGCTCATCTACGTGGCGGTTCATCCGAACTGGCATCTGTCCTG GTACGAGCTCCAGACCATCGGGATCACTGCAGCCAACACCTGGGGCCTGTtcctgctggttctgctgctcgGGTACGGCCTGGTGGAAATCCCTCGCTCGTACTGGAACAGCTCGCGACACGCCCACCTGCTCATCAAGACGTACTTCAAGGCGTCCAAGCTGATGACGGAGAAGGCGGACGCAGAGGAGAACCTGGAGGACGTCATGGAG GAAGTGAGAAAAGTCAGCGAGGCCGTCAAATACAATCATCCTCTGAGGAAGTTCATCGACACCATTCTGAGAAAG TGTCCCGTTGATTACCAGGAGAAGATGGGCCGGAACATGGACGACTACGAGGACTTTGATGACAAGCAGAACACGTATCCCAGCGAGAGGAGTCTGGTGAAGCTTCATAAGCAG gtgatcTATGCGGTGCAGAGACACAACAGGACTCGTGTCCAGTGGCAGATCCTCCTGCAGCAGGCCATCCACCTGGAGGACGTGGCCAAGAACGAGACCAGCTCCAGTCACCAGTTCGTCCACAGCTTCCCGGCGTCGGGACCCGTCGGCTGGTTCAACAGATACGTCTACACCCCGACTGCAG aGTGGTACTGGGAGTGTCTCCTGAAGTGTTGGTTCTATCGGCTGCTGTCCGTGATGCTGACCCTGTTCAGCGTGGCTGTTGTCTGGTCAGAATGTACTTTCTTCAGCACGCGGCCCGTGCTCTCTCTGTTCGCTGTGTTCATCCAGCTGGCCGAGCGAGACTACAACTACCTGTACATTGAG ATGGCGTGCTTCATCaccatcttcttcctgtgcaCCTGCGTCTACTCCACCGTGTTCCGCATCCGGGTCTTTAACTACTACTACCTGGCCTCCCACCACCAGACGGATGCTTACAGCCTCCAGTTCAGTGGCAT GTTGTTCTGTCGTCTAACTCCTCCCCTGTGTCTCAACTTCCTGGGTTTAATCCACATGGACTCTGCCATCTCCCACCAGCTGAAGGAGCAGACCGCCTACACCTCA ATCATGGGATCAATGCGTGTTCTCTCCTTTATCGCTAACGGCTTCTATATCTACTACCCCATGCTGATCGTCATCCTCTGCATCGCAACGTACTTCAG TTTGGGAACTCGCTGTCTGAATCTTCTGGGCTTCCAGCAGTTCCTGGGCGACAGTGAAATGACCTCCGACCTCATCGATGAGGGGAAGGAGCTGATCCGACGAG AGAAAAGGAAGCGGCAGAGGGTTGAAGACGGAGAGAACAGACGCAGA GAGTGGAAGGAGCGTTACGGAAACCCGAGGGAGGACTTGGCTGCGAGGAACCGGAGCAGCCACGAGATGAAGGAGACCAGTTACTCCGACACTGTGAACCCCAGCAGCACCAGAC AAGCTAAATACTCTCGCTCGGGGAGTCGAGCCGAGCGGGACCACAtcgagctgctgcaggacgcCGAACCTTTAGACTTCAGCGCCGAGACTCTGGCAGACGAGCCTCTGGACGCCGAGCCTGGAAG aCAAGCAGGAGGACGCTATCTGTCCATGTCGTCGTCCCGCAGCCGGATATTTGACGACGTCTAA
- the ppp1r3b gene encoding protein phosphatase 1 regulatory subunit 3B isoform X1, translating into MREKLETSDCNDDLTPENQREPLRTRENQTEPDRTHGPHPLLQSLIMSMDLAPPLYLPQEEFVYRKTSTTFTPALTFPASQPEDRAASCGDAGNAKKKVWFADDRGLSLTKVKVFSQFNDPIDIPANIQEMLSASLSLTAEEDKLVLDFVQPSSDYLLFHQRLERKLVSLERCVLKDKTLTGTVKVRNTSFEKRVKLRVTFDTWRSHLDVDCVYTKDTYPGSHSDTFSFQVCLPEALLPHQHVEFAVCYEADGCKFWDSNHGNNYRIVWSSMKTSQRDACGRHTGSRDFGIHFDPYGSPTCSHGIFPDWPSYAGYENIGPYY; encoded by the exons atgagagaaaagctCGAGACATCAGACTGTAATGATGACCTCACCcctgagaaccagagagaaccactgagaaccagagagaaccagaCAGAACCAGACAGAACCCATGGTCCTCACCCGCTGCTCCAG AGTCTCATCATGTCCatggacctggctccacctctGTACCTGCCCCAGGAGGAGTTTGTCTACAGGAAGACGAGCACAACCTTCACACCTGCTCTGACCTTCCCAGCGTCCCAGCCTGAGGACAGAGCGGCGTCCTGTGGAGACGCAGGAAATGCCAAAAAGAAAGTCTGGTTTGCTGATGACAGAGGTTTGTCTTTAACCAAGGTGAAGGTCTTCTCCCAGTTCAACGATCCCATCGATATCCCTGCTAACATCCAGGAGATGCTGAGCGCCTCTCTGAGTCTGACGGCCGAGGAGGACAAGCTGGTGCTGGACTTCGTTCAGCCGTCCTCCGACTACCTGCTCTTCCATCAGAGGCTGGAGAGGAAGCTGGTGAGCCTGGAGCGCTGCGTGCTGAAGGACAAGACGCTGACCGGAACCGTCAAAGTCAGAAACACGTCGTTTGAGAAGCGTGTGAAGCTGCGGGTGACCTTTGACACCTGGAGGAGCCACCTGGACGTGGACTGCGTGTACACGAAGGACACGTACCCCGGCTCGCACAGCGACACCTTCTCCTTCCAGGTGTGTCTGCCCGAGGCGCTGCTGCCTCACCAGCACGTGGAGTTCGCTGTCTGCTACGAGGCGGACGGATGCAAGTTCTGGGACAGTAACCACGGCAACAACTACAGGATCGTCTGGTCCTCGATGAAGACGAGTCAGCGGGACGCCTGCGGACGCCACACGGGCTCCCGGGACTTTGGGATCCACTTTGACCCGTACGGCAGCCCCACCTGCTCACATGGGATCTTCCCTGATTGGCCGAGCTATGCAGGATACGAGAACATCGGCCCGTACTACTGA
- the ppp1r3b gene encoding protein phosphatase 1 regulatory subunit 3B isoform X2, whose amino-acid sequence MSMDLAPPLYLPQEEFVYRKTSTTFTPALTFPASQPEDRAASCGDAGNAKKKVWFADDRGLSLTKVKVFSQFNDPIDIPANIQEMLSASLSLTAEEDKLVLDFVQPSSDYLLFHQRLERKLVSLERCVLKDKTLTGTVKVRNTSFEKRVKLRVTFDTWRSHLDVDCVYTKDTYPGSHSDTFSFQVCLPEALLPHQHVEFAVCYEADGCKFWDSNHGNNYRIVWSSMKTSQRDACGRHTGSRDFGIHFDPYGSPTCSHGIFPDWPSYAGYENIGPYY is encoded by the coding sequence ATGTCCatggacctggctccacctctGTACCTGCCCCAGGAGGAGTTTGTCTACAGGAAGACGAGCACAACCTTCACACCTGCTCTGACCTTCCCAGCGTCCCAGCCTGAGGACAGAGCGGCGTCCTGTGGAGACGCAGGAAATGCCAAAAAGAAAGTCTGGTTTGCTGATGACAGAGGTTTGTCTTTAACCAAGGTGAAGGTCTTCTCCCAGTTCAACGATCCCATCGATATCCCTGCTAACATCCAGGAGATGCTGAGCGCCTCTCTGAGTCTGACGGCCGAGGAGGACAAGCTGGTGCTGGACTTCGTTCAGCCGTCCTCCGACTACCTGCTCTTCCATCAGAGGCTGGAGAGGAAGCTGGTGAGCCTGGAGCGCTGCGTGCTGAAGGACAAGACGCTGACCGGAACCGTCAAAGTCAGAAACACGTCGTTTGAGAAGCGTGTGAAGCTGCGGGTGACCTTTGACACCTGGAGGAGCCACCTGGACGTGGACTGCGTGTACACGAAGGACACGTACCCCGGCTCGCACAGCGACACCTTCTCCTTCCAGGTGTGTCTGCCCGAGGCGCTGCTGCCTCACCAGCACGTGGAGTTCGCTGTCTGCTACGAGGCGGACGGATGCAAGTTCTGGGACAGTAACCACGGCAACAACTACAGGATCGTCTGGTCCTCGATGAAGACGAGTCAGCGGGACGCCTGCGGACGCCACACGGGCTCCCGGGACTTTGGGATCCACTTTGACCCGTACGGCAGCCCCACCTGCTCACATGGGATCTTCCCTGATTGGCCGAGCTATGCAGGATACGAGAACATCGGCCCGTACTACTGA